ATTGGGACTGGCCGTCCCCGTGCTGATCGAGGTTGTCAATGTCAACCAGTACGGGTTCATCTCCCAGGGCCGGTATTTCCTGCCAATGTTGGTGGGCGTTCCGATCCTCGCCGGTTACCTGCTGGGCGAGCGCGTCCCGTTCGATCTGACCCCGAGGCTGACCAAGCTCTTCGTGGTCATCCTGCTGCCGGCGCAGGTCAGCTCTCTCTGCTACACCATGATCCGGTATCAGCGGGGGATGTTCGTGAGTCGCCCACCGTCGCTCAACCCCGTCGGCGGAGCGTGGCAGCCGGCGATCGGCTCGGTACTGCCCATCGCCATCGCGGTGGGCGCCGCAGTTCTCTTCATCCTGTTCTACTACCGGATCGGCGCACGATCCGCTGTGGACGTGCCAGCCGATGATGACCGTCACTCACCCGCCAGCGTGGAGCCTGATTTGTCGGCGTAGGCCCCCATGCAGGCCCATGGAGACGAGGCCGCCACATGCGTCTGACTTTGCTCACCGGAGCCACCGGACTGATACTGCTGGCCATCGTCGTCGAGATGATGCGCCGTCGCCAACTGCGCGAGAAGTACGCGGCGCTGTGGGTCGCCGTCGCCTTGGCGGCCCTGCCGCTGGCCTTCTTTCCCCGCTTGCCGGACCATCTCGCCGGGCTGCTGGGCGTAGTGAACGGCGTCAGTCTCGTGCTCTTCAGCGCCGTAGCCTTCCTCCTATTGATCACGATTCACCTGAGCTGGGAGCTGAACCGGCTGGAGGTCAAGACCCGGGTCCTCGCCGAGGAGGTCGCCCTGCTGCGTGCGCCATCAGCGGTAGACGGGACGGCCGATGATCTCGAATAACCGCATCCTGGTCATCATTCCGGCTTGGAACGAGGCTGAGTCCGTCGCCGGTGTCATCCGTGAGGTGGCAACCGAGCTGCCGGGCGTCGGTTTGCTCGTCGTGGACGACGGGTCGGCGGACGCGACGGCCGCTGCGGCCCGCGGGGCAGGTGCGCTGGTCTTGCGTCTGCCGTACCACCTCGGGGTGGGTGGGGCGATGCGACTCGGTTACCGCTACGCCCGAGACCACGGGTACGACGTGGCGATTCAGGTCGACGCCGACGGGCAACACGATCCGCGATTCGTGCCCCAACTGGTGGCCGCGCTCGAGAAGGCGGACATGGTGATCGGCGCCAGGTTCGCGGGCGTCGGCAACTATCCGGTCAAGGGCCCGCGGCGCTAC
The window above is part of the Micromonospora inositola genome. Proteins encoded here:
- a CDS encoding glycosyltransferase family 2 protein; its protein translation is MISNNRILVIIPAWNEAESVAGVIREVATELPGVGLLVVDDGSADATAAAARGAGALVLRLPYHLGVGGAMRLGYRYARDHGYDVAIQVDADGQHDPRFVPQLVAALEKADMVIGARFAGVGNYPVKGPRRYAMILLARALSRATRSPLSDVTSGFRAVNRRVIEIFARSYPVEYLGDTVETVMHLARLRLRVIQVPVAMRPRMAGTPSQTPARAALYLARAVVVLGLALVRRYEPEPTLAPVNPTVSRMADPQSSTP
- a CDS encoding DUF2304 domain-containing protein, with amino-acid sequence MRLTLLTGATGLILLAIVVEMMRRRQLREKYAALWVAVALAALPLAFFPRLPDHLAGLLGVVNGVSLVLFSAVAFLLLITIHLSWELNRLEVKTRVLAEEVALLRAPSAVDGTADDLE